A genomic window from Fusarium keratoplasticum isolate Fu6.1 chromosome 15, whole genome shotgun sequence includes:
- a CDS encoding 2,5-dichloro-2,5-cyclohexadiene-1,4-diol dehydrogenase, translating to MSREYDGKVASLPPETLTDEFKSKATYVKVDITDLSAVGKAVNDVVSWGGRLYYAVNAAGIFLDTARLADVTLSEFTQAINVNLGGAWNSMREEIRAFQRLKIKGSIVNITSDAGTVAMVDCSACVASKHTLVGLTKTAALEYAREGIRVNSVAPGDVATPMLADFGTDTGLDVDVLGSKHPIGRIGRPEEIAELICFLLSDRAQFMVGLNVAIDGGNTTSGYYILD from the exons ATGAGCCGAGAATATGATGGCAAGGTCGCCTCCTTGCCTCCCGAG ACTCTTACTGATGAGTTCAAATCAAAAGCCACTTACGTTAAAGTCGACATAACCGACTTGAGCGCCGTGGGAAAAGCCGTCAACGACGTTGTATCCTGGGGTGGCCGCCTCTACTACGCCGTCAACGCTGCAGGCATTTTCCTTGACACTGCCCGTCTCGCCGATGTAACCCTGTCTGAATTCACACAGGCCATCAATGTCAACCTGGGTGGTGCTTGGAATAGCATGCGGGAGGAAATCCGGGCTTTCCAACGCTTGAAGATCAAGGGATCTATTGTCAACATCACATCTGACGCGGGCACTGTTGCAATGGTGGATTGCTCGGCCTGCGTCGCCTCCAAGCACACCCTTGTCGGTCTCACCAAGACGGCCGCCCTTGAGTACGCGCGCGAGGGCATCCGTGTCAATTCTGTCGCCCCCGGCGACGTCGCTACGCCAATGCTGGCAGACTTCGGCACTGATACtggccttgatgttgatgtccTTGGATCCAAGCACCCGATTGGCCGGATTGGAAGGCCCGAGGAGATTGCTGAGCTGATCTGCTTCCTGCTTTCGGACCGGGCCCAGTTCATGGTGGGCTTGAATGTCGCGATTGATGGCGGTAACACGACCTCAGGCTACTACATTCTCGATTAG
- a CDS encoding Succinate-semialdehyde dehydrogenase has translation MVTRKVAPALAAGCTVVLKSAGETPFTANALVELAHRAGIAPGVINVITALENTVVIGMLLTTHPKIKKVSFAGSTAVGKILMTQSSGTLKKLSMELSENSPFILFDDCPDLDDAVAGALEAKFRGSGQTCVAANRIFVQEGIHDTFVREFSKAVAKFKVGNGFGQGVTHGPATSIRAVEKMEIHVQDAVAKGAEVIVGGTRLPHLEPTFFTPTVLKGMKPNMQMF, from the coding sequence ATGGTGACGCGTAAAGTCGCTCCCGCTCTGGCTGCTGGTTGTACAGTCGTGCTCAAGAGTGCCGGGGAGACACCCTTCACGGCCAATGCTCTCGTTGAGCTGGCTCACCGCGCTGGTATAGCACCTGGTGTAATCAACGTCATCACAGCCTTGGAGAACACCGTTGTCATTGGCATGCTTCTTACGACACATCCAAAGATCAAAAAGGTGTCGTTTGCGGGGAGCACGGCCGTCGGCAAGATTTTGATGACGCAGTCTTCGGGAACGTTGAAGAAGTTGTCCATGGAGCTTAGCGAAAACTCGCCTTTCATCCTCTTTGACGACTGTCccgaccttgatgatgcagTAGCAGGGGCATTGGAGGCCAAATTCCGGGGATCTGGCCAGACCTGTGTAGCAGCGAATCGCATCTTTGTCCAGGAGGGTATCCATGATACTTTTGTCAGAGAATTTTCCAAGGCAGTGGCCAAGTTCAAAGTAGGGAATGGTTTTGGCCAAGGAGTGACACATGGTCCAGCCACAAGCATTCGTGCGGTGGAAAAGATGGAAATTCACGTCCAAGACGCGGTGGCCAAAGGCGCCGAGGTGATAGTTGGCGGGACGAGGCTACCGCACCTCGAGCCTACCTTTTTTACTCCTACTGTGCTCAAAGGGATGAAGCCCAATATGCAAATGTTTTGA
- a CDS encoding DAO domain-containing protein, producing MPSSLGGVYEPGIVDPGVPRPNPAQSYWQTEPHPLVEHQSPWPTSAVDVVIIGSGVTGTNLAPNLVAKHPGFKVVVVDSRSLCSGATGRNGGHIKTATFAVWEDRKRPYGIEEAARLTAFEHSHLDAMISAKAFDKACLALDHMRASAPQLAKRYHVYTNRDYLQSAPKLSHRCVGAIGSSAASVWPYKLVTG from the exons ATGCCGAGTTCCCTTGGGGGCGTCTATGAGCCGGGAATCGTCGACCCTGGTGTCCCTCGCCCAAATCCCGCCCAGTCTTACTGGCAGACAGAACCACACCCACTGGTCGAGCACCAGTCGCCCTGGCCAACTAGCGCCGTGGACGTCGTCATCATTGGTTCTGGTGTGACTGGGACAAACTTGGCCCCCAACTTGGTGGCAAAGCATCCCGGATTCAAAGTAGTCGTTGTCGACTCGCGCAGCCTCTGCTCGGGTGCGACTGGCCGCAACGGTGGACATATCAAGACAGCGACTTTTGCTGTCTGGGAAGACCGCAAGAGACCTTATggcatcgaggaggccgccCGTCTCACCGCCTTCGAGCACAGTCATCTAGATGCTATGATCAGTGCT AAGGCTTTTGACAAGGCATGCCTGGCCCTCGACCACATGCGCGCCTCTGCGCCTCAACTCGCGAAACGATATCATGTATACACCAACAGAGACTACCTACAGAGCGCCCCGAAGCTATCCCACCGATGCGTAGGCGCCATCGGTAGTTCCGCCGCGTCTGTCTGGCCGTATAAGCTCGTTACTGGATGA